Genomic DNA from Electrophorus electricus isolate fEleEle1 chromosome 23, fEleEle1.pri, whole genome shotgun sequence:
TCATTATATACCAGATCCTGCAAGATACTCTCAGTGCCAGATCATTCGACAGTCTTACCGTGCCATGCAACACCCCTCAGCAGGGCACCGGCGCGAGGAGTTGGAGAACCAGTTCCGGTGAGTTGACCTACAGCAGAAGAATACAGCAAAAGAAACCTCAGATATTTTGAAAGTCAAAGTCAGTTGTagtagtgcacagctgaacgATGTTTTGTTTTACGCATTTCTTGTCTTTAGATCTCGATGCTAAGGCCATGGACAGCGAGTCCTTTTGTCTGTTTGGCCTCAAGGCAACAATGCACTTGTCCAAGCCCTTTGCTGACATGCTAATGTCCCGCAAAGCTGACGGGCAGGACGTGCGAGATGCCATTGGCCATTTACACAAGCTGAAAGCCCACGCACCTTCCCTCCGGCAGCCCCGCCCTCCCAACATCACGGCAGAGAAGCGTCTCGTTGACCAGCGCTCCAACTGCCTAAGCCTCGCCCCTTTCTGGGAGATCGAGAGGGCGTATCGGGCGAGGGAGAAGGCAGAGGACCTCAGGGCTCGGGTGGAGCGCGTGGTCCAGGCGCAGGCTCTCCGCGCCGATGCCTGCAGTCGCCACGACGCCTTCGGGATGTCCCGCAGAAAGGAGGCATTGGAGCAGCGGGAACGGGAGCGGATGGAGGCGGCGGAAGCGATGAGTCTCCGCAGAGCCCAGCGGGAGCAGGAGGTGCAGCGCGTCCGTCAGAGGCACGCCCGCTTCCtcgaggagaagaggaggaaggcgTCGGAGCGGGAGACGGTCGAGCTCTTCTGCCGGCAGCACGTCTCTCTGGCGACGGCCGTCGCGAGACACTGCACCCGACAGAACCTCCGACACGCTCTGCATGAGAGGAGACAGCGTGTGGCCTCCATCAAGCAGCACACCACGGCTGGAGGCCCGGACACACCTGGACAACAGGTAGAGCGCCttacacaccacctctctctgCTCTATATCAAATACAGTCATTAACGAGCCATTTATATTTGCGTATTTGGATATTTAGttgaatattttatgtaattacGAGGCCTACTGCTACTGCCAACGTAACTGCTGTTATTATATGTCTGCTTTTCACTCTTTAGGAAACAGCATACCCATACAGAGGCTGTAGTGTGTCAGGAAAATTCGCTTTGCTCTTCTCTAAGTCAGCACCAATACCTCCCAAAGCCGGTGGCCAGCGTGGCATGTGTGAACTCCAGACCGGACGCACTCTGTCACACAGCTCAGCCAGACTCCCTCACCTCTCACACTCTCGTCCCAACTTAACTGTGGTCCaccttaaatatttaaatcagcAGCGTTAACTGAATTGCAGGCACTGGCTAAATAAAGCGTGTTTGAGAAGACTCTTAAATAGCACAGAGGTCAGTAAGATACACATCAGTAgaaaccaaaatgttttttggatgctttattgtatttaaataaattatgccaaatttctgtaatgttttaaatatgaataactGCAATTCATCTCAAAGTTGTTATTCATATGAATAAATCATAACTATGCATCATATTATTTTCTTTAGCTATAACATCCAGATTCAGTTATTAATTGGcagtcaaaaagaaaaaggaaacttCATATCACGAGGTAGAAAATAATCAAACAGTagcaaaaccaaaccaaaccaaactacTCCTAGTTGGTGTGCGCCTTGGCCAGTGGGGTTAGCATTCCTGCATTCATTCCCCATGGTAACTGTAGTGCAGTATGGTTTATAAATAAAGAACCACCTTCCTAACACTGAGAATAAGTTGCATATTGCACAAATACTATATATATGAAGTTTTTccaaactttttaaaattcctaTTTTGATTTTTCCTTAATAAATAGGAATCACTTCTTACTAAATTATGATTATTTGTATTGTAATATGATGTAAGTTTAATTGATATTTACAGTAATTACCAAAATAATGTCAAAATCTTTACAATGACTGGTACCGTTCAGAGTAACTTTATCATATGTGCACATTTGCGCACTTTCTATCTGCACTAGAATCTTTCACAGTAATTGTGAAACCTTGAGAAGAGGTGCTGGGGTTTCCTGACTGAAAGTAGCAATCCCCCACCCACAGTGGTGCGGTATAGTCCAGCACTGTATACACACGCATCAGATCAGCGTGACACGGCAGCGTGCCGCACCCCAGTCTTAAGCTGCTACAGGATCGCAGCTAGCTGTTGCTTGAGATGACCCAATGCACTC
This window encodes:
- the lrriq3 gene encoding leucine-rich repeat and IQ domain-containing protein 3 isoform X2 — translated: MVSKKNITGLSGCPRLSALTLYDTPLSLKVSYRHCVINSIWTLKALDNHVISDEEIMEDWHLPSKFRAKAPQFCVNLYPQLKLDSYKNEIKVVHGIMAEINRIQAIYSPVLIIQKWIRGHLTRRRLGRCGCVLPWRSLVRKLISASTPASPPSLGIARRSWIQEHQDGQLHQGQKGGDVTIKKLHMNLSEVVPAESQEILQDTLSARSFDSLTVPCNTPQQGTGARSWRTSSDLDAKAMDSESFCLFGLKATMHLSKPFADMLMSRKADGQDVRDAIGHLHKLKAHAPSLRQPRPPNITAEKRLVDQRSNCLSLAPFWEIERAYRAREKAEDLRARVERVVQAQALRADACSRHDAFGMSRRKEALEQRERERMEAAEAMSLRRAQREQEVQRVRQRHARFLEEKRRKASERETVELFCRQHVSLATAVARHCTRQNLRHALHERRQRVASIKQHTTAGGPDTPGQQETAYPYRGCSVSGKFALLFSKSAPIPPKAGGQRGMCELQTGRTLSHSSARLPHLSHSRPNLTVVHLKYLNQQR
- the lrriq3 gene encoding leucine-rich repeat and IQ domain-containing protein 3 isoform X1 — protein: MEAQSAFLVNCSEFLILKHGHSTTPGEQPTDLQEVVLVTLSSLMLKSLDQLGGCKALRICILADNFLTRIDPLVECVHLVKLDLRGNQIVCLPGSSFWSNLKDLQVLNLHDNNMVSKKNITGLSGCPRLSALTLYDTPLSLKVSYRHCVINSIWTLKALDNHVISDEEIMEDWHLPSKFRAKAPQFCVNLYPQLKLDSYKNEIKVVHGIMAEINRIQAIYSPVLIIQKWIRGHLTRRRLGRCGCVLPWRSLVRKLISASTPASPPSLGIARRSWIQEHQDGQLHQGQKGGDVTIKKLHMNLSEVVPAESQEILQDTLSARSFDSLTVPCNTPQQGTGARSWRTSSDLDAKAMDSESFCLFGLKATMHLSKPFADMLMSRKADGQDVRDAIGHLHKLKAHAPSLRQPRPPNITAEKRLVDQRSNCLSLAPFWEIERAYRAREKAEDLRARVERVVQAQALRADACSRHDAFGMSRRKEALEQRERERMEAAEAMSLRRAQREQEVQRVRQRHARFLEEKRRKASERETVELFCRQHVSLATAVARHCTRQNLRHALHERRQRVASIKQHTTAGGPDTPGQQETAYPYRGCSVSGKFALLFSKSAPIPPKAGGQRGMCELQTGRTLSHSSARLPHLSHSRPNLTVVHLKYLNQQR